The Mycolicibacterium smegmatis genome has a window encoding:
- a CDS encoding VOC family protein, whose protein sequence is MALHRLDSIVLGVPDLATAATFYEDFGLIPHDGHRFASTEGGVQLELVHSARRRLVSARFAVDDDDDLQRAARELRRSEFAAVLPEPGRLHTVEPTTGAEIELITAPRLDQTPYVAPPVNAPGRNDRVDARAAGIMITDRVRPRRLGHIVIGSPDYETAYAFFVSGLGFKVSDLVKGHGAFLRCSTDHHNVLLQRAPVPFLHHSSWQVDDVDAIGRGAMALLEDHPERHVWGLGRHYAGSNFFWYFKDPANNFAEYHSDMDCIVDDALWTPEELEGARGLYQWGPPPPASFLQPEDLAEHMIHGHSG, encoded by the coding sequence ATGGCTCTCCACCGCCTCGATTCCATCGTTCTGGGCGTACCCGACCTGGCCACTGCGGCCACCTTCTACGAGGATTTCGGGCTGATCCCCCACGACGGGCACCGCTTCGCCAGCACGGAAGGCGGTGTCCAACTGGAACTGGTGCACTCGGCGCGACGCCGACTGGTCTCGGCCCGGTTCGCCGTCGACGATGACGACGATCTGCAGCGCGCGGCACGAGAACTCAGGCGATCGGAGTTCGCGGCCGTGCTCCCAGAACCTGGTCGGTTGCACACCGTCGAACCGACAACGGGTGCCGAGATCGAACTGATCACCGCGCCCCGTCTGGACCAAACCCCTTATGTGGCACCGCCGGTGAACGCGCCGGGGCGCAACGACCGCGTCGACGCCCGGGCCGCGGGCATCATGATCACCGACCGCGTCCGGCCCCGTCGGCTCGGCCACATCGTGATCGGATCGCCCGACTACGAAACCGCATACGCGTTCTTCGTCTCCGGACTCGGCTTCAAGGTGAGCGATCTGGTGAAGGGCCACGGTGCGTTCCTGCGCTGTTCGACCGATCACCACAACGTCCTCCTCCAGCGCGCGCCGGTGCCGTTCCTGCATCACAGCAGTTGGCAGGTCGACGATGTCGACGCCATCGGGCGCGGCGCGATGGCCCTGCTGGAGGACCACCCCGAACGGCACGTCTGGGGACTCGGGCGTCACTACGCCGGGTCGAACTTCTTCTGGTACTTCAAGGATCCTGCCAACAACTTCGCCGAGTACCACAGCGACATGGACTGCATCGTCGATGATGCGCTGTGGACACCTGAGGAACTCGAGGGCGCAAGAGGTCTCTATCAATGGGGCCCGCCTCCGCCGGCGTCATTCCTGCAACCGGAGGACCTCGCCGAGCACATGATCCACGGTCACAGCGGCTGA
- a CDS encoding SDR family NAD(P)-dependent oxidoreductase, which yields MITGRTALVTGAGNGLGRAIALALAHNGARVVLVGRRSEPLTAVAQEIGEAARWADCDTSDPDAVATLGATLSDEDISILVNNAGVAGPVAALTDIDPREWDEVFAVNVRGVYLMCRQFLPAMTAQGRGDIINVASVSGKRPLPRRTPYTASKMAVIGLTGTLAFEVGPLGVNVNTLSPGPVDGPRMDRNFALEAKTVGISEDEAREAFVGRAAQRRMVTEEEVAAAAVAMLNMPGLCGADIDLSAGMIAR from the coding sequence GTGATAACCGGACGCACCGCACTGGTCACCGGTGCGGGCAACGGCCTCGGCCGGGCGATCGCTCTGGCCCTGGCCCACAACGGCGCTCGTGTCGTACTGGTCGGCCGCCGGAGCGAACCGCTGACCGCGGTCGCACAGGAGATCGGCGAAGCGGCGCGCTGGGCCGACTGCGACACCTCCGATCCCGACGCGGTGGCAACACTCGGCGCGACGCTGTCCGACGAGGACATCTCGATCCTGGTCAACAACGCCGGTGTCGCCGGACCGGTGGCAGCGCTCACCGACATCGATCCGCGCGAGTGGGACGAGGTGTTCGCCGTCAACGTGCGCGGTGTCTACCTGATGTGCCGGCAGTTCCTGCCGGCGATGACCGCGCAGGGCCGTGGCGACATCATCAACGTCGCCTCGGTGAGCGGCAAGCGTCCGCTCCCTCGACGCACGCCCTACACCGCCTCGAAGATGGCCGTGATCGGTCTGACCGGCACGCTCGCGTTCGAGGTCGGCCCGCTGGGCGTCAATGTCAACACCCTCTCGCCCGGCCCGGTCGACGGACCACGCATGGACCGCAACTTCGCGCTCGAAGCGAAAACCGTCGGCATCAGCGAAGACGAGGCCCGCGAAGCGTTCGTCGGCCGTGCCGCGCAGAGGCGGATGGTGACCGAAGAGGAGGTTGCGGCCGCGGCCGTCGCGATGCTGAACATGCCCGGGCTGTGCGGGGCCGACATCGACCTGTCGGCCGGGATGATCGCGCGGTGA
- a CDS encoding sugar porter family MFS transporter — MSHSTYEPKTPVTGSVTPPTGGSVKAVAISIAAAVGGFLFGFDSSVINGAVGAITAHFALTPLMAGLTVASALLGCAVGAWFAGGIADRIGRVRVMGVAAVLFAVSSVGSGLAFSAFDLMAWRITAGVAIGIASVIAPAYIAEIAPARIRGALTALQQLALVIGIFVSLLSDAALASVAGGAANTSWFGVEAWRWMLLVGLVPAVVYAIIARRIPESPRYLARRGEYESAAAVLSRVLDVSIDDARRKVDQITDSLRSERHSSLSHLRGRSFGLRRVVWIGIWISIFQQLNGINIIFYYSTTLWQSVGFSESDSLLSSVITSAIFVVVTLVAIAVVDKIGRKPLLIAGGVGMAAMLAVMGLCFAAAVEAGGAVTLPGSYGPIALVAANLFVVAFGVSWGPVTWVMLGEIFPNSYRGPALAVAVAVQWIANFVVTVTFPPFAALSLPLSYCFYSACALLSALFVLRFVRETKGRELEEMDDIAD, encoded by the coding sequence GTGTCCCACAGCACATATGAGCCGAAGACACCCGTCACCGGGTCCGTGACCCCGCCGACCGGCGGGTCCGTGAAGGCGGTCGCCATCTCGATCGCCGCGGCTGTGGGTGGCTTCCTGTTCGGTTTCGACTCCAGCGTCATCAACGGTGCCGTAGGAGCGATAACTGCTCACTTCGCACTGACCCCACTGATGGCCGGTCTTACGGTGGCCAGCGCTCTGCTGGGATGTGCGGTTGGTGCTTGGTTCGCAGGCGGCATCGCCGACCGCATCGGCCGGGTGCGCGTGATGGGTGTCGCCGCAGTGCTCTTCGCCGTGAGTTCGGTCGGGTCCGGTCTGGCCTTTTCTGCCTTCGATCTGATGGCTTGGCGAATCACGGCCGGGGTCGCGATCGGCATTGCCTCGGTGATCGCACCGGCATACATCGCCGAGATCGCCCCGGCGCGCATTCGGGGTGCGTTGACCGCGCTGCAACAACTGGCACTGGTCATCGGCATCTTCGTCTCACTGCTTTCCGATGCCGCGTTGGCGTCCGTGGCAGGTGGCGCCGCCAATACGTCCTGGTTCGGCGTGGAAGCCTGGCGATGGATGTTGCTCGTGGGTCTGGTGCCAGCCGTCGTGTACGCGATCATCGCGCGACGAATCCCCGAGTCGCCGCGCTATCTGGCCCGGCGCGGCGAATACGAGTCGGCCGCAGCAGTCCTGTCGCGTGTTCTCGACGTATCCATCGATGACGCACGACGCAAGGTCGACCAAATCACCGACAGTTTACGGTCGGAACGGCATTCGTCGTTGTCGCACCTTCGTGGGCGGTCCTTCGGCTTGAGACGCGTGGTGTGGATCGGCATTTGGATCTCGATCTTCCAGCAGCTCAACGGGATCAACATCATCTTCTACTACTCGACCACGCTGTGGCAGTCGGTGGGCTTCTCCGAATCCGATTCGCTTCTCAGCTCCGTGATCACATCGGCGATCTTCGTCGTGGTTACCCTCGTCGCGATCGCGGTGGTCGACAAGATCGGCCGCAAACCCTTGCTGATCGCCGGCGGTGTCGGCATGGCGGCCATGCTTGCGGTGATGGGGCTCTGCTTCGCCGCCGCGGTCGAAGCCGGTGGCGCGGTGACTCTCCCGGGGAGCTACGGTCCGATCGCGCTGGTCGCGGCCAACCTGTTCGTGGTGGCCTTCGGAGTCTCCTGGGGGCCGGTCACCTGGGTGATGCTCGGAGAAATCTTCCCGAACTCGTATCGCGGCCCCGCGCTCGCGGTCGCCGTCGCGGTGCAGTGGATCGCCAATTTCGTGGTCACCGTGACCTTCCCACCGTTCGCCGCGTTGAGCCTGCCCCTTTCCTACTGCTTCTACAGCGCGTGCGCGCTGCTGTCGGCCCTCTTCGTCCTGCGGTTCGTGCGGGAGACGAAGGGTCGCGAACTCGAAGAGATGGACGACATCGCCGACTGA
- a CDS encoding sugar phosphate isomerase/epimerase family protein, protein MAERLDAVASAGWEGVGIVYADLAENASTTGLPTLRSMLDDHGIKHVELEFITNWWTTGEQRRESDAMRDDLFEAAAVLGATTLKAAACLQAFGETSVDRERFASAFDELATRAGSHGLRVAIEPMPMSNLPSIIDGVAFIKDVGNPHGGLCIDTWHVHRSGTDYRKLAEIVPVEHVFVVELTDADAEVVGPLWEDAVDRRRIPGLGSIDVAQFVAEMHRAGWRGHWGVEIISEEHRHRALDVAVNLTREKTLETIASADQLLDRAAGRNAGVPQHI, encoded by the coding sequence ATGGCCGAGCGACTCGACGCGGTTGCGTCAGCCGGTTGGGAGGGAGTCGGCATCGTGTACGCCGACCTCGCCGAGAACGCCTCGACAACAGGTCTTCCGACGCTACGCAGCATGCTCGACGACCACGGCATCAAACACGTCGAGCTGGAGTTCATCACCAACTGGTGGACCACCGGTGAACAGCGCCGCGAGTCCGACGCCATGCGGGACGACCTTTTCGAAGCGGCCGCCGTGCTAGGCGCCACGACGCTGAAGGCCGCAGCGTGCCTGCAGGCCTTCGGCGAAACATCCGTCGACCGTGAGCGCTTCGCGTCTGCATTCGACGAATTGGCCACTCGGGCGGGAAGCCACGGCCTGCGGGTTGCGATCGAACCCATGCCGATGTCCAACCTGCCCAGCATCATCGACGGCGTCGCGTTCATCAAAGACGTCGGCAATCCGCACGGGGGCCTGTGTATCGACACATGGCATGTCCACCGCAGCGGCACCGACTACCGCAAGCTCGCGGAGATCGTGCCGGTTGAACACGTCTTCGTCGTCGAACTCACCGATGCCGACGCCGAAGTCGTCGGCCCGCTGTGGGAGGACGCGGTCGACCGTCGTCGCATTCCCGGCCTGGGTTCCATCGACGTCGCACAGTTTGTCGCCGAGATGCATCGCGCAGGTTGGAGGGGGCACTGGGGCGTCGAGATCATCTCCGAGGAGCACCGCCACCGGGCTCTGGACGTGGCCGTCAACCTCACCCGTGAGAAGACGCTGGAAACCATTGCATCGGCGGATCAGCTGCTGGACCGCGCGGCGGGAAGGAACGCCGGTGTCCCACAGCACATATGA
- a CDS encoding fumarylacetoacetate hydrolase family protein, protein MRLINLDGRIHLVTGDGVVDVAKASEQRFGPDPQDLYQHWDAFQEWARTAALPAPSARVGTIGSPAPLPRQVFAVGLNYDDHATESGLSKPEHPVIFTKFVSSITGPVETVQLPAGSVDWEVELVVVMGRGGRNIPEDRAWEFVAGVSVGQDLSERDLQLAGPAPQFSLAKSHAGFSPIGPELVTVDELPDPDDLELGAEINGETVQHSRTSQLIFPVSNLIAYLSDTVELYPGDVIFTGTPSGVGMGRNPKRFLAPGDELRTYITGVGEFTQRFVTADSASVAPRS, encoded by the coding sequence ATGCGCTTGATCAATCTCGACGGTCGAATCCACCTCGTCACCGGCGATGGCGTGGTCGATGTGGCCAAAGCGTCCGAACAACGCTTCGGCCCCGATCCGCAGGACCTCTACCAGCACTGGGACGCATTCCAGGAGTGGGCGCGCACCGCGGCACTGCCCGCACCGTCCGCGCGCGTCGGAACCATCGGTTCACCGGCACCGCTGCCGCGGCAGGTCTTCGCCGTCGGTCTCAACTACGACGACCACGCCACCGAGTCCGGGCTCAGCAAGCCCGAGCATCCGGTGATCTTCACCAAGTTCGTCTCGTCGATCACCGGGCCCGTCGAAACCGTCCAGCTGCCGGCAGGTTCGGTCGACTGGGAGGTCGAACTGGTGGTCGTCATGGGCCGCGGCGGCCGGAACATCCCCGAGGACCGCGCCTGGGAGTTCGTCGCAGGCGTCTCGGTGGGCCAGGACCTCTCCGAGCGGGACCTGCAACTCGCGGGCCCCGCACCGCAGTTCAGCCTCGCCAAATCGCACGCCGGGTTCTCCCCCATCGGGCCCGAACTGGTGACCGTCGACGAGCTGCCCGATCCCGACGATCTGGAACTGGGAGCCGAGATCAACGGCGAGACGGTGCAGCACAGCCGCACCTCGCAGCTGATCTTCCCGGTGTCCAACCTCATCGCCTACCTGTCGGACACCGTCGAGCTCTATCCGGGCGACGTCATCTTCACCGGCACACCGTCGGGTGTCGGCATGGGCCGAAACCCGAAGCGGTTCCTGGCACCTGGCGACGAACTGCGCACCTACATCACCGGCGTCGGGGAGTTCACCCAGCGCTTCGTGACCGCCGACAGCGCATCCGTAGCACCGCGGAGCTGA
- a CDS encoding Dabb family protein, protein MILHSVSFRWHPEVTAEQVDALTAALSQLPAQIPVLVSYHYGPDLGLREGNADYAVIALLQNPEDVDAYVDHPAHIELSRQHTQVMAASRSAVQFALPENTTLDL, encoded by the coding sequence ATGATCCTGCACTCGGTGAGCTTTCGCTGGCACCCAGAGGTCACGGCTGAGCAGGTCGACGCCTTGACCGCCGCCCTCTCACAGCTCCCGGCTCAAATCCCTGTTCTGGTGTCATACCATTACGGGCCCGATCTCGGCTTACGCGAGGGCAATGCGGACTACGCGGTGATCGCGTTGCTACAGAACCCGGAGGACGTCGACGCCTACGTCGACCACCCCGCGCATATCGAACTCAGCCGGCAGCACACGCAGGTGATGGCGGCGTCGCGTTCGGCAGTACAGTTCGCGCTTCCCGAAAACACGACTCTCGATCTCTGA
- a CDS encoding sulfate/molybdate ABC transporter ATP-binding protein encodes MSGLQVHARVDARDAVFDLTVDDGAVVAVLGPNGAGKSTLLALVAGLLRPDQGRVSVGGTVVADTESGVFVPPHARGVAMLAQDPLLFPHMSVAANVAYAPRCRGHSRSHARAMARHWLRAVDAEDLAERRPSRLSGGQAQRIALARALAAEPKVLLLDEPMSALDVSAAPAMRRLLRDLLAAERRTAVVVTHDLLDALAMADTVIVVENGRIVQRGPVREVLAAPRSPFAARIAGTNLVSGTVSAPGILRTPWDTVISGTGDTPVGTSAVALFTPAAVSVHLDAPHASPRNVIAVTIAEMDVHGSTVRIRGADQPDGSAGLSADVTAAAAADLDLAPGRQVYFVVKAQEVAIHPALRPNV; translated from the coding sequence GTGAGTGGGCTCCAGGTGCATGCCCGGGTCGATGCCCGTGACGCCGTTTTCGATCTCACGGTCGACGATGGTGCGGTGGTGGCCGTCCTCGGGCCCAACGGGGCGGGCAAGTCGACGCTTCTGGCTTTGGTCGCCGGCCTGCTGCGCCCCGATCAGGGCCGTGTCTCCGTCGGCGGCACCGTCGTGGCCGACACGGAGTCGGGCGTGTTCGTGCCACCGCATGCGCGCGGTGTGGCGATGCTGGCGCAAGATCCGCTGCTCTTCCCCCACATGTCTGTGGCGGCCAACGTCGCCTATGCACCACGGTGCAGGGGACACAGCAGATCCCACGCCCGTGCGATGGCGCGGCACTGGCTGCGTGCCGTGGACGCCGAAGACCTGGCCGAGCGCAGACCGTCGCGGTTGTCGGGAGGTCAGGCGCAACGGATCGCCCTCGCTCGGGCACTGGCTGCCGAACCCAAGGTGCTGCTGCTCGACGAACCGATGTCGGCACTCGATGTCAGCGCCGCGCCGGCGATGCGGCGACTGCTGCGTGACCTGCTGGCCGCCGAGCGTCGCACCGCCGTCGTGGTCACGCACGATCTGCTGGACGCGCTGGCCATGGCCGACACCGTGATCGTCGTCGAGAACGGCCGGATCGTCCAGAGAGGTCCGGTGCGCGAGGTCCTCGCCGCGCCGCGAAGTCCGTTCGCCGCCCGCATCGCCGGGACCAATCTGGTGTCGGGAACGGTCAGCGCGCCCGGGATTCTCCGAACACCCTGGGACACCGTCATTTCGGGGACCGGAGACACTCCCGTCGGAACGTCGGCCGTCGCGCTGTTCACGCCGGCCGCGGTGTCGGTCCACCTCGACGCACCGCACGCCAGTCCGCGCAACGTGATCGCCGTGACGATCGCCGAGATGGACGTCCACGGCAGCACGGTCCGCATCCGCGGCGCCGACCAACCCGACGGAAGTGCCGGCCTGTCCGCCGATGTCACAGCGGCCGCGGCGGCCGATCTGGACCTCGCCCCCGGCCGGCAGGTGTACTTCGTGGTCAAGGCCCAGGAGGTCGCGATCCATCCGGCCCTTCGACCGAATGTGTGA
- a CDS encoding ABC transporter permease encodes MITWRRTRGRVEVGLPAWIFVPATLGALFVVIPLVAILVRVEWSQFISLITSESSRAALVLSLKTSAAATAVCILLGVPMAVVLARARFPGRSVLRALVLLPLVLPPVVGGIALLYTYGRMGLVGEYLDMAGVRIAFTTTAVVLAQSFVSLPFLVVSLEGALRSAGDRYETIAATLGARPTTVLRTVTLPLVLPGILSGAVLAFARSLGEFGATLTFAGSLQGVTRTLPLEIYLQRETDPDAAVALSLVLIAVAAVIVVASASRKLAGPL; translated from the coding sequence GTGATCACGTGGCGACGCACCCGCGGTCGGGTCGAGGTCGGCCTGCCGGCCTGGATTTTCGTGCCCGCGACCCTGGGCGCCCTGTTCGTCGTCATCCCTCTGGTCGCGATTCTCGTTCGGGTCGAGTGGTCGCAGTTCATCTCGTTGATCACGTCGGAATCCTCACGCGCGGCACTCGTGTTGAGCCTCAAGACCTCTGCGGCGGCCACTGCGGTGTGCATCTTACTGGGGGTGCCGATGGCGGTCGTGCTGGCGCGGGCACGCTTTCCCGGCCGGTCGGTGCTGCGCGCCCTGGTGCTCCTGCCGCTGGTCCTTCCCCCGGTGGTCGGCGGCATCGCGCTGCTGTACACGTACGGGCGTATGGGCCTGGTCGGAGAGTATCTCGACATGGCAGGCGTGCGAATCGCGTTCACCACGACCGCGGTGGTGCTGGCGCAGTCGTTCGTGTCGCTGCCGTTTCTGGTGGTGAGTCTCGAAGGTGCGTTGCGGTCGGCCGGTGACCGGTACGAGACAATCGCCGCGACGCTGGGCGCCCGGCCCACGACCGTGCTGCGGACGGTGACGCTGCCGCTCGTGCTGCCCGGAATCCTCTCGGGTGCCGTGCTGGCGTTCGCGCGCTCGCTCGGTGAATTCGGTGCGACACTGACGTTCGCCGGTTCCCTGCAAGGCGTCACGCGCACCCTGCCGCTGGAGATCTATCTGCAGCGTGAGACCGATCCCGATGCGGCCGTGGCCCTTTCGCTGGTGCTGATCGCGGTGGCCGCGGTCATCGTGGTCGCGTCGGCGTCGCGCAAACTGGCGGGTCCGCTGTGA
- the hisD gene encoding histidinol dehydrogenase, whose protein sequence is MINHLKKATPTEVDANRDTAVKETVAKVISDVATCGDEAVREYSAKFDNWSPESFALGADEIERIVARVPEQALEDIRAVQARVRDFAQRQRDAILDFEAETEPGVFLGQRNIPVAAAGAYVPGGRYPLVASAHMTVVTAKVAGVERVTACTPPIHGEIPAATVAALHLAGADEINILGGTQAVAAMALGTETIGKVDLLAGPGNAYVAEAKRQLFGQVGIDLFAGPTEVLVIADEFADPFVVAVDLLSQAEHGPDSPAVLITTSRALAERVGELIDRLLPGMPTRDFAEPAWRDHGEIAVVDDIDEAFALGDRYAFEHVQVLTADPRRALTGMTNYGALFLGEGTCVSYGDKVIGTNHTLPTRGAARYTGGLWVGKYLKTVTYQEVRSAEASAELGRLCGRAARVESFEGHARSGDIRAMKFGGDTFSWVPADAAVPQ, encoded by the coding sequence ATGATCAACCACCTCAAGAAGGCCACCCCGACCGAGGTCGACGCCAACCGCGACACGGCCGTCAAAGAGACTGTGGCGAAGGTGATTTCCGATGTCGCCACATGCGGAGACGAGGCCGTCAGGGAGTATTCGGCGAAGTTCGACAACTGGTCACCCGAGTCGTTCGCGCTCGGCGCCGACGAGATCGAGCGGATCGTCGCGCGTGTCCCGGAGCAGGCACTCGAGGACATCCGCGCGGTGCAGGCCCGTGTGCGCGACTTCGCGCAGCGCCAGCGCGACGCGATCCTGGACTTCGAAGCCGAGACCGAACCCGGGGTCTTCCTCGGCCAGCGCAACATCCCGGTCGCGGCGGCGGGAGCCTACGTCCCCGGCGGGCGGTATCCACTCGTGGCATCGGCGCACATGACCGTGGTCACCGCGAAGGTTGCAGGCGTCGAGCGGGTGACCGCGTGCACACCGCCCATCCACGGCGAGATCCCCGCCGCGACCGTGGCGGCCCTGCATCTCGCGGGAGCCGACGAGATCAACATTCTCGGCGGCACACAGGCGGTCGCGGCGATGGCGCTGGGCACCGAGACCATCGGCAAGGTGGACCTGCTCGCCGGCCCTGGCAACGCCTATGTGGCGGAAGCCAAACGCCAACTGTTCGGCCAGGTCGGTATCGATCTGTTCGCCGGCCCCACCGAAGTCCTGGTCATCGCCGACGAGTTCGCCGACCCGTTCGTCGTCGCCGTCGATCTGTTGAGCCAGGCCGAGCACGGTCCGGACTCGCCCGCGGTCCTCATCACGACGTCACGCGCGCTGGCCGAGCGGGTCGGCGAGCTCATCGATCGACTCCTGCCCGGCATGCCGACGCGCGACTTCGCCGAACCCGCATGGCGCGATCACGGCGAGATCGCCGTCGTCGACGACATCGACGAAGCGTTCGCACTCGGCGACCGGTACGCGTTCGAGCACGTGCAGGTTCTCACGGCCGATCCGCGCCGGGCGCTGACCGGCATGACCAACTACGGTGCGCTGTTCCTCGGTGAGGGCACGTGTGTCTCGTACGGCGACAAGGTGATCGGTACCAATCACACCCTGCCCACGCGGGGCGCGGCCCGCTACACCGGCGGCCTGTGGGTCGGCAAGTACCTCAAGACCGTCACCTACCAGGAGGTGCGCAGCGCCGAGGCGAGCGCTGAGCTGGGGCGCCTCTGCGGTCGTGCCGCGCGCGTCGAATCGTTCGAGGGGCACGCGCGCTCCGGCGACATCCGCGCGATGAAGTTCGGTGGCGACACGTTCTCCTGGGTACCTGCTGACGCGGCGGTGCCGCAGTGA
- a CDS encoding LacI family DNA-binding transcriptional regulator, whose protein sequence is MARRSVTSFDVAKKAGVSQPTVSRALRNLPGTSPETRERVRTAALELDYIPSASGRTLSTRTTQRVAIVAEALTNPFYPELVEPLRNALGEYGYRAVLVADRADDPVTIDALADGSYDGVLLCTVTRRSTLPRDLTERGVPHVLVNRILDVPESSSCSFDNLAGGRLVGEFLAGLGHQRIGALHGTVDNSTARDRASGLRSSLRSHGLHVRRTDLRRVPFSYDAGHRAALEFLDRPDRPSAVFCGNDVIAVGALSAAKALRIRVPEELTIIGFDNIGAAGWGTVDLTTVHCDRDELARVSVELLLRAIDGAEPEQHVIAPGGMVERGTHGAPGC, encoded by the coding sequence ATGGCGCGCAGGTCGGTGACCAGCTTCGATGTGGCGAAGAAGGCCGGGGTGTCGCAGCCGACGGTGTCGCGCGCGTTGCGCAATCTGCCCGGCACCTCACCCGAGACCCGTGAGCGGGTGCGCACCGCCGCGCTCGAGCTCGACTACATCCCGAGCGCGTCCGGACGCACGTTGTCGACGCGCACGACACAGCGCGTGGCGATCGTGGCCGAGGCGCTGACCAACCCCTTCTATCCCGAGTTGGTCGAGCCGTTGCGAAACGCCCTGGGCGAATACGGATACCGGGCCGTCCTCGTGGCCGACCGCGCCGACGACCCGGTGACCATCGACGCGCTCGCCGACGGTTCGTATGACGGCGTGCTGTTGTGCACCGTCACGCGGCGCTCCACTCTGCCGCGCGACCTCACCGAGCGGGGCGTCCCCCACGTCCTGGTCAATCGCATCCTCGACGTGCCCGAGTCGAGCAGTTGCAGCTTCGACAATCTCGCAGGCGGGCGTCTGGTAGGTGAATTCCTCGCCGGACTCGGTCATCAGCGCATCGGCGCCCTGCACGGCACTGTGGACAACTCGACCGCACGGGACCGGGCGTCGGGCCTGCGCAGCAGCCTCCGGTCTCACGGCCTCCACGTGCGACGCACGGATCTGCGTCGCGTTCCCTTCAGTTACGACGCGGGCCACCGTGCGGCGCTCGAATTCCTGGACCGGCCAGACCGCCCGTCGGCGGTGTTCTGCGGCAACGACGTGATCGCCGTCGGCGCACTGTCGGCGGCAAAAGCGTTGCGCATCAGGGTGCCCGAGGAGCTGACCATCATCGGCTTCGACAACATCGGGGCCGCAGGCTGGGGAACCGTCGACCTGACGACCGTGCACTGTGACCGCGACGAACTGGCCCGCGTATCAGTCGAACTGCTGCTACGCGCGATCGACGGCGCTGAACCCGAGCAGCACGTCATCGCCCCCGGCGGGATGGTCGAGCGCGGCACCCATGGCGCGCCTGGGTGTTAG
- a CDS encoding GntR family transcriptional regulator, with product MVSAPGAGARRRSALLRQSLRSGEKSTYFRNFSNLSFRVRWPCDDAVRRRGFAMTAAAGDVVEGLGPTARVYQALRADILAGRIAPGSRLGFAALVERYDCSIGAIREALQRLGEQELVIAEPKRGFRVVDISPDDLNDLTEARCEIEVLALRYAVNRGNLEWESKVVAAHHRMERTPMFAPTDPDRFNDEWVLAHAEFHQALLDGCSNRRILATASALRDSAELYRQWSAPQHDRNRDIAAEHRAILDAAVGRDADLACELLTAHIQRTTNALLSSSD from the coding sequence GTGGTGTCGGCACCCGGTGCGGGCGCCAGGCGCAGAAGCGCCCTGTTACGACAATCACTCCGATCCGGCGAAAAGTCAACATATTTTCGAAACTTCTCGAATCTTTCGTTTCGGGTACGATGGCCCTGTGATGATGCAGTCAGACGTCGGGGGTTTGCGATGACCGCGGCCGCAGGTGACGTTGTCGAAGGTCTTGGCCCCACGGCGCGCGTCTATCAGGCGTTGCGGGCCGACATTCTCGCAGGACGTATTGCACCCGGGTCGCGGCTCGGCTTCGCCGCGCTGGTGGAGCGCTACGACTGCAGCATCGGCGCGATCAGAGAGGCGTTGCAACGGCTCGGTGAACAGGAACTCGTGATTGCCGAGCCGAAGCGGGGGTTCCGCGTCGTCGACATTTCACCCGACGACCTCAACGATCTGACCGAGGCGCGGTGTGAGATCGAAGTGCTCGCCCTGCGTTATGCGGTCAATCGCGGCAATCTCGAGTGGGAGTCGAAGGTGGTGGCGGCGCATCACCGGATGGAGCGCACACCGATGTTCGCGCCCACCGATCCCGACCGGTTCAACGACGAGTGGGTGCTGGCGCATGCGGAGTTCCACCAGGCGCTGCTCGACGGCTGCTCCAACCGGCGAATTCTGGCCACCGCCAGCGCTTTACGTGATTCCGCTGAGCTCTATCGGCAGTGGTCTGCGCCGCAACACGACCGCAATCGTGACATCGCCGCAGAGCATCGGGCGATCCTCGATGCCGCGGTGGGCCGTGATGCCGACCTGGCGTGTGAGCTGTTGACCGCCCACATTCAGCGCACCACGAACGCGTTGCTGTCGTCTTCCGATTGA